One Candidatus Nitrotoga arctica genomic window, CTATTAAATTCATCTGCAACCTACGTTGACTCACAGTTCATGGACAATGACGAGGCGAATTCTTTAGGGAAAAAGATTCCAGCCTATACGGTTGCTGATATTAAACTTATACATAAAACAGGTGCTTGGCAGTTAAGCACGTCAGTAAACAATTTGTTTGACCGGAAATATTTTAATTATGCGGTCAGTAGCCAATTTATTCCGGGAAGATATAACGCCTATCCATTACCGGGACGAACACTATTTATCGGTGCAAGCTACCAGCTCTAAATCACGCATTTTAAGGATGGGTAGAGTCAGCAGTAATTTAATTTTTATTTAATGTGTTACATGTCAAAACATTTTATTTGCTCGCTACACTCGGTTGACTGAAAGGGCTGCTTTAAGCTATTCTAAAAAGTGAGTAGGGTTGCTTAAAAACAACCGAAAACTGCATTTGGCATGGTTAGTGTGTTGCCCTAGAAGAGAGAAAATTTCCCCGTGTTGTGGCCCTGGCCGAGTGCCTAGAGGACTGTCAGCTCATGCGATTGCCTATATTAAGCCACGGAGATATCATGAAAAATGATCCAAAAATTGAAGAGTTGAATCAGTCTGTGGGTATAGAGTGCTGGTCGGCGGAACAAATACAACAAGCACAAATATTGGTTGCAAAGGAAGCGGGACTTGAAGAAATAACATTTCGCGACAAATCGGATACGCCTGAAATGGTGGTGCTACCAGCGGGAAGTTATGGTATGGGCGAAGTATTTGAGAAGCATAAGGTTACCTTTGCTCGTCCCTTTGCGGTAGGGAAATATCTGGTTACGGTGGAAGAGTGGAAGCGTTTCGTTGAGAGGTTAAGACCTGAAGACGAAATATTGCCCGGTGTAGGGGCGGGATATTTGGCGGGGACAGGAACAGTTCGCGGACATAACAAGGTTTTGCTCAAAACCCCTACGAAGGCAACTGAATTGCACCACGAAGTTTTAAGTTATGTTAAAGAGACTAACAGCGATTTGCCGGTGACTAATATCAATTGGTTTGATGCGCAGGATTATGTGCGTTGGCTATCGGCTCAGACAGGCCAGAACTACCGCTTACTGACTGAGGCAGAATGGGAATACGCATGTCGTGCAGGGTCCGTGACTGAATACTACTGGGGGGATGAGGTAGGTCAGAATAATTGCAATTGTCAAGACAGCGAGAGCGATTGGAGCTGTAAAAGCGCCTCGCCCGTAGGCAGTTTTAAACCTAACGCTTTTGGCCTATATGACATGCTGGGAAACGCATGGGAATGGGTAGAAGACCCATGGCATGAAAATTACGAAGGGGCTCCGGACGACGGAACGGCTTGGATGTCTGAAGGCAACCGGCAGTGGCGTGTGTTACGGGGGGGTTGCTGGGATAGCGATCCGCGGGACGCGCGCGCTCCCCTTCGTTTGTGGATTGAACCTTCTATCCGGAACTACGGTATTGGTTTCCGTATTGCCAGGACGCTGTAATGAAACGGCGGCTTACTATTGAATCTTAATCTGCACTTGTCCTCCACTTTTTGACACTAAATTGCACCACGTAACAACGTAAAAGATGGAAACCGCCCGAAAGAATTTAATCTGGCGGGGATGCCCTACTCTGGTTTGTCGCGTCCAGTACATTATCTTGTCTTAGAAGGTGATATGGTAATCGCTATTAAAATGAGAAATCTGAAAGGGAGATGATCAGGTGATTGATCAGGAAGAGAAGAAACATCAGGAAGCAGAACACAGTCAGGTAGCCACTTTGCTGCTGGAGACGGACATGGACTGTTCCATCACGATCGATGGTGAAGACCAAGGTACACTGGAAAGAGATTATCCCCGCAGCTTCCTTTTGCCGTTGGGATACCCTCTTATTCATGCCGCTACGCAAGATGGTCTGGTAGGAAAAGAATGGGTGCAACCACTATATCGGGAAGAAGATGTCGAACATTTCATTCATCTGGCGGATGAACACACTCAGGCACGAGCAAAACTTGAAGAGGAAATGCGGGAGCCGCTGGGCATAGAGTGTTTGTCGGTAGAGCAGATACAGCAGGAGCAACTGGAAGCGGCAAAAAAAGCTGGACTTGCCCAAGAGTTCCGTGATGGGCCGGATAATCCCGAAATGGTGGTGATACCGGCGGGCAGCTATCGAATGGGCGAAGTATCTGATAAACATAAAGTCACCATTACTCGTTCTTTTGCCGTAGGCAAATATCCAGTTACGGTAGAGGAATGGAGAAGATACGTTGATGCGAAGAGTGTCGTCAGCAAAGAACCGATGAGCGTTTACTTTGGCGCACCAGGTGATGGCAGTGAAGTTAAGCCTTACGTCGAGCCGGAAGATCCTCCTCATTGTCCCTCTGATAATGGATGGATCGGTGCCACCCTGCCGGTCACTAACGTCAGTTGGTTTGATGCTCAGGATTATGTGCGTTGGCTAACTGCCCAGACCGGCCAGACCTATCGCTTGCTGACTGAAGCGGAATGGGAATACGTCTGTCGTGCTGGCTCTGTGACTGAGTATTATTGGGGCGATGAAATAGGCGATAACAACTGCAACTGCCAAGACAGCGGGAGCAAATGGAGTTGTAAACGTGCTTCGCGAGTAGGCAATTTCGCGCCTAACGTTTTTGGTGTGTATGACATGTTGGGAAATGTGTGGGAATGGGTGGAGGACCATTGGCATAATAATTACGAGGGGGCTCCAGCAGACGAGACAGCTTGGA contains:
- a CDS encoding formylglycine-generating enzyme family protein — protein: MIDQEEKKHQEAEHSQVATLLLETDMDCSITIDGEDQGTLERDYPRSFLLPLGYPLIHAATQDGLVGKEWVQPLYREEDVEHFIHLADEHTQARAKLEEEMREPLGIECLSVEQIQQEQLEAAKKAGLAQEFRDGPDNPEMVVIPAGSYRMGEVSDKHKVTITRSFAVGKYPVTVEEWRRYVDAKSVVSKEPMSVYFGAPGDGSEVKPYVEPEDPPHCPSDNGWIGATLPVTNVSWFDAQDYVRWLTAQTGQTYRLLTEAEWEYVCRAGSVTEYYWGDEIGDNNCNCQDSGSKWSCKRASRVGNFAPNVFGVYDMLGNVWEWVEDHWHNNYEGAPADETAWTYGGNQQGRVVRGGSWDCSPKLARPASRARAVTSSRYDDFGFRIASTLDEPAV
- a CDS encoding formylglycine-generating enzyme family protein, with amino-acid sequence MKNDPKIEELNQSVGIECWSAEQIQQAQILVAKEAGLEEITFRDKSDTPEMVVLPAGSYGMGEVFEKHKVTFARPFAVGKYLVTVEEWKRFVERLRPEDEILPGVGAGYLAGTGTVRGHNKVLLKTPTKATELHHEVLSYVKETNSDLPVTNINWFDAQDYVRWLSAQTGQNYRLLTEAEWEYACRAGSVTEYYWGDEVGQNNCNCQDSESDWSCKSASPVGSFKPNAFGLYDMLGNAWEWVEDPWHENYEGAPDDGTAWMSEGNRQWRVLRGGCWDSDPRDARAPLRLWIEPSIRNYGIGFRIARTL